Proteins encoded together in one Chaetodon auriga isolate fChaAug3 chromosome 20, fChaAug3.hap1, whole genome shotgun sequence window:
- the myocd gene encoding myocardin isoform X4 translates to MTLLGSEHSILIRSKFRSVLQLRLQQRRTREQLADQGIMPLNHGKFPKQEDSYAFEEDSSSESLSPEQHHSDESQGSACPSSEAVGSTPSSSSSPALTSPRQGSAPRDPPDQSQDEGLSGANNGQATPTIPVPAIVKSKTSDKNRHKKPKDVKPKVKKLKYHQYIPPDQKAEKSPPPMDSAYARLLQQQQLFLQLQILSQQKHAHTHPQSQQSQQHTHSPQTQAQAQAQQRQPAFSYQPHPQTQTQKGASEQLSACGSSGPSSQTNSNSSSPVKNTYPNQSNISPAKPGPLPANLDDLKVSELRQHLRIRGMPVSGTKTALIERLRPFKDSNAGSSPSSSSDITTVTFPVTPTGSLSSYQSPSSSSALSQGGYYPYPSTSSTPPISPASSELSLSGSLPDSFSDVPMSSPTQFTLQPSPAQLSMEDGLGGGNLGGGGLRVGEGGGMDGVEAEKDKMLVEKQKVIEELTWKLHQEQRQVEELKMQLHKRKRCYGATQDTIPPPSHPSMHHQQTPAMMGQHFFGVTIKQEPMSLSSSCPLSSPKQLKGSPGSCMEDMGHCNAPLSNMGATGGQQCMDTTPSSGSPSTMSAFLSPQCSPQDSPIGKPSSSPQPSSPNNPYLLSPPLGRDGCAHPHPHSNNRARNMQMQQKNGGQAVNCSYPSDQRGLQGVFPNSTDCGHGGSAKTENMQPKMSVLPSPRHVGQKCQVSPPAFSSSDSDASDLRQPPCYEDAVKQQLTRSQQMDELLDVLIESGEMPANAREERERCSVTKVVPHITVSPGCPGLLIPRFHRHYEHLSSAQLPYDHSASHITESHLETLLGSPIVRGGEAALLKMAAEDGGQEDEGNRDGEGYSSPHNHHRQPHHPQQDKLLTNRDLMDTPLSPISTKVSAVPEVQGMVSMTFSETPWETMEWLDLTPPSSATAFSVAPPSGPSIFNTEFLDVTDINLNSAMDLHLEHW, encoded by the exons ATGACTCTTCTGGGCTCTGAACACTCCATACTGATACGAAGCAAGTTTAGATCAG TCCTACAGTTAAGActtcagcagaggaggacacGAGAACAGCTGGCAGACCAAGGCATCATGCCTC TAAACCATGGTAAGTTCCCCAAGCAGGAGGACTCTTATGCATttgaggaggacagcagcagtgagagtcTGTCTCCAGAGCAGCACCACAGTGATGAGTCGCAGGGCTCGGCCTGCCCTTCGTCTGAGGCTGTTGGCAGcacgccctcctcctcctcctcacctgcccTCACCAGCCCACGACAG GGAAGCGCACCCCGAGATCCACCTGATCAAAGCCAGGATGAAGGCCTGTCTGGTGCCAACAACGGCCAGGCTACTCCCACAATACCTGTACCTGCTATTGTCAAG TCCAAGACATCAGACAAGAACCGACACAAGAAGCCCAAAGATGTGAAGCCAAAGGTGAAGAAGCTCAAGTACCACCAGTACATTCCTCCGGACCAGAAGGCAGAGAAGTCCCCTCCGCCCATGGACTCGGCCTATGCCCgactcctccagcagcagcagctcttcctgcagctgcagatccTCAGCCAGCAgaaacacgctcacacacatccacagtcgcagcagtcacagcagcacacacacagtccacagaCACAGGCCCAGGCCCAGGCTCAACAGCGGCAGCCTGCTTTCAGCTACCAGCCTCACCCCCAGACTCAGACCCAGAA AGGAGCCAGTGAGCAGCTATCAGCTTGTGGCTCCAGTGGTCCGTCCAGCCAAACCAACAGCAACTCCTCCTCCCCAGTCAAGAATACATATCCCAACCAAAGCAACATCTCACCGGCCAAACCTGGGCCCCTGCCAGCTAATCTGGATGACCTAAAA GTATCAGAGCTCAGGCAGCACTTGCGTATTCGCGGCATGCCTGTCTCCGGCACCAAGACGGCCCTCATCGAGCGACTCCGACCCTTCAAGGACTCCAATGCCGGCTCCTcgccctccagctcctctgacaTCACCACAGTGACCTTCCCTGTCACACCCACAGGGTCCCTCTCCTCCTACCAGtccccatcctcctccagcGCCCTGTCCCAGGGAGGCTACTACCCTTACCccagcacctcctccacccctccaatctctccagcctcctccGAGCTGTCCCTCAGCGGCTCACTCCCCGACAGCTTCAGCGACGTGCCCATGTCCTCACCAACGCAGTTCACCCTGCAACCGTCTCCGGCCCAGCTCAGCATGGAGGACGGTCTGGGAGGAGGCAACCTGGGTGGGGGAGGACTGAGGGTGGGGGAGGGTGGAGGTATGGATGGCGTGGAAGCTGAAAAAGATAAGATGCTCGTGGAAAAGCAGAAGGTGATTGAAGAGTTGACATGGAAGCTGCATcaggagcagagacag GTTGAAGAGCTGAAGATGCAGCTTCACAAGAGGAAACGCTGCTATGGAGCAACGCAGGACACCatccctcctccatctcatccCTCCATGCACCACCAGCAGACTCCAGCCATGATGGGCCAGCACTTCTTTGGGGTGACAATCAAGCAGGAGCCCATGTCCTTGTCCTccagctgtcctctgtcctctcccaAACAGCTGAAGGGCTCTCCTGGCAGCTGCATGGAGGATATGGGACACTGCAACGCCCCCCTCTCCAATATGGGGGCCACCGGTGGGCAACAATGTATGGACACAACCCCGTCCTCTGGCAGCCCTTCCACAATGTCAGCTTTCCTCAGTCCACAGTGCTCACCACAAGACTCCCCCATTGGAAAGCCTTCTAGCAGCCCCCAGCCTTCGTCTCCTAATAACCCCTACCTGCTGTCACCTCCACTGGGAAGAGACGGCTGCGCTCACCCCCACCCCCATAGCAATAACAGAGCACGTAACATGCAG ATGCAGCAGAAGAACGGTGGCCAGGCCGTAAACTGCTCTTATCCTTCTGACCAAAGAGGCCTTCAGGGAGTCTTTCCCAACTCAACTGACTGTGGCCACGGTGGCTCAGCCAAGACTGAGAATATGCAACCAAAG ATGTCAGTATTGCCCTCTCCTCGTCATGTTGGCCAAAAGTGCCAGGTCTCTCCCCCTGCCTTCAGTAGCTCAGATTCAGATGCATCTGACTTAAGACAGCCCCCATGCTATGAGGATGCAGTCAAGCAG CAACTGACCAGGAGTCAGCAGATGGACGAGCTTTTGGATGTGCTCATAGAGAGTGGAG AGATGCCAGCTAAcgccagagaggagagggagcggTGCTCTGTAACCAAAGTTGTGCCTCACATTACTGTGTCCCCAGGGTGTCCCGGCCTCCTCATCCCGAGGTTCCACAGACACTACGAACACCTGTCCTCTGCCCAGCTCCCTTACGACCACTCGGCCAGTCACATCACCGAGAGCCACCTGGAGACTCTGCTGGGAAGTCCAATCGTCCGGGGAGGGGAGGCGGCCCTTCTCAAAATGGCTGCTGAGGACGGGGGGCAGGAAGATGAAGGGAACAGAGACGGCGAAGGGTATAGCAGCCCCCACAACCACCACCGTCAACCTCATCACCCTCAACAGGACAAACTTCTGACCAACCGAGATCTGATGGACACCCCTCTGTCACCCATCAGCACCAAGGTGTCCGCTGTCCCAGAGGTGCAGGGGATGGTCAGCATGACTTTCAGCGAGACGCCGTGGGAGACGATGGAGTGGCTGGACCTGACGCCACCTAGCTCGGCCACGGCCTTCAGCGTTGCTCCACCCAGTGGGCCCAGCATCTTCAACACAGAGTTCCTGGATGTCACAGACATTAACTTGAACTCTGCCATGGACCTTCACCTGGAGCACTGGTGA
- the myocd gene encoding myocardin isoform X2, which produces MNAVNCSKVVGNGPEDRQGPGHLQRDSRGHGDAEQLKERRTRVLKKQLPSTEGHNVNHGKFPKQEDSYAFEEDSSSESLSPEQHHSDESQGSACPSSEAVGSTPSSSSSPALTSPRQGSAPRDPPDQSQDEGLSGANNGQATPTIPVPAIVKSKTSDKNRHKKPKDVKPKVKKLKYHQYIPPDQKAEKSPPPMDSAYARLLQQQQLFLQLQILSQQKHAHTHPQSQQSQQHTHSPQTQAQAQAQQRQPAFSYQPHPQTQTQKGASEQLSACGSSGPSSQTNSNSSSPVKNTYPNQSNISPAKPGPLPANLDDLKVSELRQHLRIRGMPVSGTKTALIERLRPFKDSNAGSSPSSSSDITTVTFPVTPTGSLSSYQSPSSSSALSQGGYYPYPSTSSTPPISPASSELSLSGSLPDSFSDVPMSSPTQFTLQPSPAQLSMEDGLGGGNLGGGGLRVGEGGGMDGVEAEKDKMLVEKQKVIEELTWKLHQEQRQVEELKMQLHKRKRCYGATQDTIPPPSHPSMHHQQTPAMMGQHFFGVTIKQEPMSLSSSCPLSSPKQLKGSPGSCMEDMGHCNAPLSNMGATGGQQCMDTTPSSGSPSTMSAFLSPQCSPQDSPIGKPSSSPQPSSPNNPYLLSPPLGRDGCAHPHPHSNNRARNMQMQQKNGGQAVNCSYPSDQRGLQGVFPNSTDCGHGGSAKTENMQPKMSVLPSPRHVGQKCQVSPPAFSSSDSDASDLRQPPCYEDAVKQQLTRSQQMDELLDVLIESGEMPANAREERERCSVTKVVPHITVSPGCPGLLIPRFHRHYEHLSSAQLPYDHSASHITESHLETLLGSPIVRGGEAALLKMAAEDGGQEDEGNRDGEGYSSPHNHHRQPHHPQQDKLLTNRDLMDTPLSPISTKVSAVPEVQGMVSMTFSETPWETMEWLDLTPPSSATAFSVAPPSGPSIFNTEFLDVTDINLNSAMDLHLEHW; this is translated from the exons TAAACCATGGTAAGTTCCCCAAGCAGGAGGACTCTTATGCATttgaggaggacagcagcagtgagagtcTGTCTCCAGAGCAGCACCACAGTGATGAGTCGCAGGGCTCGGCCTGCCCTTCGTCTGAGGCTGTTGGCAGcacgccctcctcctcctcctcacctgcccTCACCAGCCCACGACAG GGAAGCGCACCCCGAGATCCACCTGATCAAAGCCAGGATGAAGGCCTGTCTGGTGCCAACAACGGCCAGGCTACTCCCACAATACCTGTACCTGCTATTGTCAAG TCCAAGACATCAGACAAGAACCGACACAAGAAGCCCAAAGATGTGAAGCCAAAGGTGAAGAAGCTCAAGTACCACCAGTACATTCCTCCGGACCAGAAGGCAGAGAAGTCCCCTCCGCCCATGGACTCGGCCTATGCCCgactcctccagcagcagcagctcttcctgcagctgcagatccTCAGCCAGCAgaaacacgctcacacacatccacagtcgcagcagtcacagcagcacacacacagtccacagaCACAGGCCCAGGCCCAGGCTCAACAGCGGCAGCCTGCTTTCAGCTACCAGCCTCACCCCCAGACTCAGACCCAGAA AGGAGCCAGTGAGCAGCTATCAGCTTGTGGCTCCAGTGGTCCGTCCAGCCAAACCAACAGCAACTCCTCCTCCCCAGTCAAGAATACATATCCCAACCAAAGCAACATCTCACCGGCCAAACCTGGGCCCCTGCCAGCTAATCTGGATGACCTAAAA GTATCAGAGCTCAGGCAGCACTTGCGTATTCGCGGCATGCCTGTCTCCGGCACCAAGACGGCCCTCATCGAGCGACTCCGACCCTTCAAGGACTCCAATGCCGGCTCCTcgccctccagctcctctgacaTCACCACAGTGACCTTCCCTGTCACACCCACAGGGTCCCTCTCCTCCTACCAGtccccatcctcctccagcGCCCTGTCCCAGGGAGGCTACTACCCTTACCccagcacctcctccacccctccaatctctccagcctcctccGAGCTGTCCCTCAGCGGCTCACTCCCCGACAGCTTCAGCGACGTGCCCATGTCCTCACCAACGCAGTTCACCCTGCAACCGTCTCCGGCCCAGCTCAGCATGGAGGACGGTCTGGGAGGAGGCAACCTGGGTGGGGGAGGACTGAGGGTGGGGGAGGGTGGAGGTATGGATGGCGTGGAAGCTGAAAAAGATAAGATGCTCGTGGAAAAGCAGAAGGTGATTGAAGAGTTGACATGGAAGCTGCATcaggagcagagacag GTTGAAGAGCTGAAGATGCAGCTTCACAAGAGGAAACGCTGCTATGGAGCAACGCAGGACACCatccctcctccatctcatccCTCCATGCACCACCAGCAGACTCCAGCCATGATGGGCCAGCACTTCTTTGGGGTGACAATCAAGCAGGAGCCCATGTCCTTGTCCTccagctgtcctctgtcctctcccaAACAGCTGAAGGGCTCTCCTGGCAGCTGCATGGAGGATATGGGACACTGCAACGCCCCCCTCTCCAATATGGGGGCCACCGGTGGGCAACAATGTATGGACACAACCCCGTCCTCTGGCAGCCCTTCCACAATGTCAGCTTTCCTCAGTCCACAGTGCTCACCACAAGACTCCCCCATTGGAAAGCCTTCTAGCAGCCCCCAGCCTTCGTCTCCTAATAACCCCTACCTGCTGTCACCTCCACTGGGAAGAGACGGCTGCGCTCACCCCCACCCCCATAGCAATAACAGAGCACGTAACATGCAG ATGCAGCAGAAGAACGGTGGCCAGGCCGTAAACTGCTCTTATCCTTCTGACCAAAGAGGCCTTCAGGGAGTCTTTCCCAACTCAACTGACTGTGGCCACGGTGGCTCAGCCAAGACTGAGAATATGCAACCAAAG ATGTCAGTATTGCCCTCTCCTCGTCATGTTGGCCAAAAGTGCCAGGTCTCTCCCCCTGCCTTCAGTAGCTCAGATTCAGATGCATCTGACTTAAGACAGCCCCCATGCTATGAGGATGCAGTCAAGCAG CAACTGACCAGGAGTCAGCAGATGGACGAGCTTTTGGATGTGCTCATAGAGAGTGGAG AGATGCCAGCTAAcgccagagaggagagggagcggTGCTCTGTAACCAAAGTTGTGCCTCACATTACTGTGTCCCCAGGGTGTCCCGGCCTCCTCATCCCGAGGTTCCACAGACACTACGAACACCTGTCCTCTGCCCAGCTCCCTTACGACCACTCGGCCAGTCACATCACCGAGAGCCACCTGGAGACTCTGCTGGGAAGTCCAATCGTCCGGGGAGGGGAGGCGGCCCTTCTCAAAATGGCTGCTGAGGACGGGGGGCAGGAAGATGAAGGGAACAGAGACGGCGAAGGGTATAGCAGCCCCCACAACCACCACCGTCAACCTCATCACCCTCAACAGGACAAACTTCTGACCAACCGAGATCTGATGGACACCCCTCTGTCACCCATCAGCACCAAGGTGTCCGCTGTCCCAGAGGTGCAGGGGATGGTCAGCATGACTTTCAGCGAGACGCCGTGGGAGACGATGGAGTGGCTGGACCTGACGCCACCTAGCTCGGCCACGGCCTTCAGCGTTGCTCCACCCAGTGGGCCCAGCATCTTCAACACAGAGTTCCTGGATGTCACAGACATTAACTTGAACTCTGCCATGGACCTTCACCTGGAGCACTGGTGA
- the myocd gene encoding myocardin isoform X6 — MTLLGSEHSILIRSKFRSVNHGKFPKQEDSYAFEEDSSSESLSPEQHHSDESQGSACPSSEAVGSTPSSSSSPALTSPRQGSAPRDPPDQSQDEGLSGANNGQATPTIPVPAIVKSKTSDKNRHKKPKDVKPKVKKLKYHQYIPPDQKAEKSPPPMDSAYARLLQQQQLFLQLQILSQQKHAHTHPQSQQSQQHTHSPQTQAQAQAQQRQPAFSYQPHPQTQTQKGASEQLSACGSSGPSSQTNSNSSSPVKNTYPNQSNISPAKPGPLPANLDDLKVSELRQHLRIRGMPVSGTKTALIERLRPFKDSNAGSSPSSSSDITTVTFPVTPTGSLSSYQSPSSSSALSQGGYYPYPSTSSTPPISPASSELSLSGSLPDSFSDVPMSSPTQFTLQPSPAQLSMEDGLGGGNLGGGGLRVGEGGGMDGVEAEKDKMLVEKQKVIEELTWKLHQEQRQVEELKMQLHKRKRCYGATQDTIPPPSHPSMHHQQTPAMMGQHFFGVTIKQEPMSLSSSCPLSSPKQLKGSPGSCMEDMGHCNAPLSNMGATGGQQCMDTTPSSGSPSTMSAFLSPQCSPQDSPIGKPSSSPQPSSPNNPYLLSPPLGRDGCAHPHPHSNNRARNMQMQQKNGGQAVNCSYPSDQRGLQGVFPNSTDCGHGGSAKTENMQPKMSVLPSPRHVGQKCQVSPPAFSSSDSDASDLRQPPCYEDAVKQQLTRSQQMDELLDVLIESGEMPANAREERERCSVTKVVPHITVSPGCPGLLIPRFHRHYEHLSSAQLPYDHSASHITESHLETLLGSPIVRGGEAALLKMAAEDGGQEDEGNRDGEGYSSPHNHHRQPHHPQQDKLLTNRDLMDTPLSPISTKVSAVPEVQGMVSMTFSETPWETMEWLDLTPPSSATAFSVAPPSGPSIFNTEFLDVTDINLNSAMDLHLEHW, encoded by the exons ATGACTCTTCTGGGCTCTGAACACTCCATACTGATACGAAGCAAGTTTAGATCAG TAAACCATGGTAAGTTCCCCAAGCAGGAGGACTCTTATGCATttgaggaggacagcagcagtgagagtcTGTCTCCAGAGCAGCACCACAGTGATGAGTCGCAGGGCTCGGCCTGCCCTTCGTCTGAGGCTGTTGGCAGcacgccctcctcctcctcctcacctgcccTCACCAGCCCACGACAG GGAAGCGCACCCCGAGATCCACCTGATCAAAGCCAGGATGAAGGCCTGTCTGGTGCCAACAACGGCCAGGCTACTCCCACAATACCTGTACCTGCTATTGTCAAG TCCAAGACATCAGACAAGAACCGACACAAGAAGCCCAAAGATGTGAAGCCAAAGGTGAAGAAGCTCAAGTACCACCAGTACATTCCTCCGGACCAGAAGGCAGAGAAGTCCCCTCCGCCCATGGACTCGGCCTATGCCCgactcctccagcagcagcagctcttcctgcagctgcagatccTCAGCCAGCAgaaacacgctcacacacatccacagtcgcagcagtcacagcagcacacacacagtccacagaCACAGGCCCAGGCCCAGGCTCAACAGCGGCAGCCTGCTTTCAGCTACCAGCCTCACCCCCAGACTCAGACCCAGAA AGGAGCCAGTGAGCAGCTATCAGCTTGTGGCTCCAGTGGTCCGTCCAGCCAAACCAACAGCAACTCCTCCTCCCCAGTCAAGAATACATATCCCAACCAAAGCAACATCTCACCGGCCAAACCTGGGCCCCTGCCAGCTAATCTGGATGACCTAAAA GTATCAGAGCTCAGGCAGCACTTGCGTATTCGCGGCATGCCTGTCTCCGGCACCAAGACGGCCCTCATCGAGCGACTCCGACCCTTCAAGGACTCCAATGCCGGCTCCTcgccctccagctcctctgacaTCACCACAGTGACCTTCCCTGTCACACCCACAGGGTCCCTCTCCTCCTACCAGtccccatcctcctccagcGCCCTGTCCCAGGGAGGCTACTACCCTTACCccagcacctcctccacccctccaatctctccagcctcctccGAGCTGTCCCTCAGCGGCTCACTCCCCGACAGCTTCAGCGACGTGCCCATGTCCTCACCAACGCAGTTCACCCTGCAACCGTCTCCGGCCCAGCTCAGCATGGAGGACGGTCTGGGAGGAGGCAACCTGGGTGGGGGAGGACTGAGGGTGGGGGAGGGTGGAGGTATGGATGGCGTGGAAGCTGAAAAAGATAAGATGCTCGTGGAAAAGCAGAAGGTGATTGAAGAGTTGACATGGAAGCTGCATcaggagcagagacag GTTGAAGAGCTGAAGATGCAGCTTCACAAGAGGAAACGCTGCTATGGAGCAACGCAGGACACCatccctcctccatctcatccCTCCATGCACCACCAGCAGACTCCAGCCATGATGGGCCAGCACTTCTTTGGGGTGACAATCAAGCAGGAGCCCATGTCCTTGTCCTccagctgtcctctgtcctctcccaAACAGCTGAAGGGCTCTCCTGGCAGCTGCATGGAGGATATGGGACACTGCAACGCCCCCCTCTCCAATATGGGGGCCACCGGTGGGCAACAATGTATGGACACAACCCCGTCCTCTGGCAGCCCTTCCACAATGTCAGCTTTCCTCAGTCCACAGTGCTCACCACAAGACTCCCCCATTGGAAAGCCTTCTAGCAGCCCCCAGCCTTCGTCTCCTAATAACCCCTACCTGCTGTCACCTCCACTGGGAAGAGACGGCTGCGCTCACCCCCACCCCCATAGCAATAACAGAGCACGTAACATGCAG ATGCAGCAGAAGAACGGTGGCCAGGCCGTAAACTGCTCTTATCCTTCTGACCAAAGAGGCCTTCAGGGAGTCTTTCCCAACTCAACTGACTGTGGCCACGGTGGCTCAGCCAAGACTGAGAATATGCAACCAAAG ATGTCAGTATTGCCCTCTCCTCGTCATGTTGGCCAAAAGTGCCAGGTCTCTCCCCCTGCCTTCAGTAGCTCAGATTCAGATGCATCTGACTTAAGACAGCCCCCATGCTATGAGGATGCAGTCAAGCAG CAACTGACCAGGAGTCAGCAGATGGACGAGCTTTTGGATGTGCTCATAGAGAGTGGAG AGATGCCAGCTAAcgccagagaggagagggagcggTGCTCTGTAACCAAAGTTGTGCCTCACATTACTGTGTCCCCAGGGTGTCCCGGCCTCCTCATCCCGAGGTTCCACAGACACTACGAACACCTGTCCTCTGCCCAGCTCCCTTACGACCACTCGGCCAGTCACATCACCGAGAGCCACCTGGAGACTCTGCTGGGAAGTCCAATCGTCCGGGGAGGGGAGGCGGCCCTTCTCAAAATGGCTGCTGAGGACGGGGGGCAGGAAGATGAAGGGAACAGAGACGGCGAAGGGTATAGCAGCCCCCACAACCACCACCGTCAACCTCATCACCCTCAACAGGACAAACTTCTGACCAACCGAGATCTGATGGACACCCCTCTGTCACCCATCAGCACCAAGGTGTCCGCTGTCCCAGAGGTGCAGGGGATGGTCAGCATGACTTTCAGCGAGACGCCGTGGGAGACGATGGAGTGGCTGGACCTGACGCCACCTAGCTCGGCCACGGCCTTCAGCGTTGCTCCACCCAGTGGGCCCAGCATCTTCAACACAGAGTTCCTGGATGTCACAGACATTAACTTGAACTCTGCCATGGACCTTCACCTGGAGCACTGGTGA